One window from the genome of Mucilaginibacter ginsenosidivorans encodes:
- a CDS encoding winged helix-turn-helix domain-containing protein: MKIPFDKLDKAFENRVRLQIMSVLVANEHYDFNSLKDLLQVTDGNLASHLKGLEREEYILVNKRFSGRKTNTSYEATSKGKLAFKGHLDALAQLISEQRKA, translated from the coding sequence GTGAAGATACCTTTTGATAAACTCGATAAGGCTTTTGAGAACCGGGTGAGGCTGCAGATCATGAGTGTGCTGGTGGCGAACGAGCATTACGATTTCAATTCGCTGAAGGACTTGCTGCAGGTCACCGACGGTAACCTGGCTTCTCACCTAAAAGGCTTGGAGCGCGAGGAATACATCTTGGTGAACAAGCGTTTTTCAGGGCGCAAGACGAACACCAGCTATGAAGCGACCAGCAAGGGTAAACTGGCTTTTAAGGGGCATCTGGATGCCCTGGCGCAGTTGATCAGCGAGCAGCGCAAAGCCTGA